From the genome of Methanobrevibacter sp. TMH8:
TATTCAAACTCATAATAGAAACTCCCCTATATTTAAAATATTTATTTTTAGAATTTTTATCTTTTTTTATTATAATTATTTATATTAACTGATTAAAATGAGAATTAAAATTATTAAATCATGAAATCTATTATAAATAAATATGATTATATTTTAATTCCAATTTTTCCAAGACCCCATTTGACGAATCCATACGCTGCATTACCCGTAGATTTAATCACCTTAACTGCTTTATTACCTAAATCAGTAGTACCTTTTATAAAATTACCTACAACCGTTTTAGCACCCTTGTAATAATTTACAGCTTTTATAGTTATTCTAGTGACTTCTTTTTTAACAGTAGTTTTAATAGAAGTTGTAACAACAGATTTGACATTATTTGTAACATTAACAATAGTAGAATAAGATGGGATCATGGAAGAAATTTTTTTAACATTACCATAAGCATTATAAATACTATTTAACCCCAGACCAAATGTTAAAGCTTTCCCAAAATTTCCTAAATAACTTTTAATAGCAGGATACTTAAGTACTTGAGATAAAAATGTTGTCCAACTACCAGTACTTAACTTAAATCCAGTATACAATTGTTTTACAGTTTCAGTCAAAACCTTATCAGGAATCAACCTCTTCAATATAGGCAAAGGATTACCATTAAGAACTTTAGAAACATCAACCAAAACCTCCCAAGACTTACTCAAAAGCTTATTTCCACCAAGATTTAAAAAGAATCTAGAAACATCCTTTGCATATTTTCCAAATATTCTTGTTAATAATTTTCCTCCAGAGGTTCCTGCTCTAGAAGAAAGTGATGTTCCACCAGTAAAAATCGTTAAAGCCAATAAACCAACATTTAACAATGTGTCGAATATACTCATATTTCCATTTTTATCAATACCAAAAATAATACTTAAAAGACTTTTAATATCATTATTTTTTATATTACTATATCCATAAAATTTTAAATATGATTCTCCTAACATTTTAAGGAAATCACCATTATTCTTATTTAACCCATCTTGTATTTTTCCAGTTGTATAATAATCAAAGAAAATGCCAAAAGGACCTAAATTCCTAAAATTACTCATAATTTTCCCTAATCCTCCTGCTTTAAGATACTGATTAAAGTCATATTTAGGGAAATTTACCAAAACCATTCCCATTAACCATTTACTCGGACCATCAGGCATTTTTTTCACTATATCCAACCAATATGCTCTAAGAGATTTATATGCTTTATATTCACCTTTATTTTTTTCATTATTTGCTTTTTTAACAGCAGATTTATAAACTTTATTAACCAACACAGAATTAGCTTTAATCCCCTGCTTTTTAAACTCCATAGCAATATAAGTTTTCAAATCATACAATTTACCTTTGGAATCACCAATATAATATTTATACAAATTTTGATTGTCAACTCTAGCTATTAATGTATAATATCCATATTGTTTTACTTTTATTTTTGCTTTAGCTATATTTTTTGTAACATTATAATAAGTAGGTGAGACTATAGCCCAATCAAAACGAAATTTAACTTTTAAAGAAGGTATTGATAATTTTAATTTTTTGTTTTTATTGTCTCTAAATTTGACACCAATTTTATGAACTTTTTTGAGTTTTAATATGTTTGGAGCAATTAAATAAGCTACTACATAGTTATTTATTTTGGTATTTTTAATTTTTGCTTTTTTGTTTTCTCCCCACCAGTTATATTCTGCATTAATAGCTCCTTTTACACGATACAGATTATATTTTTCATTAACAATGTAGTTATAGTTATAATAATCTTTGTTGCCGATTTTGTGATATATTCCAATTTTATTGGATTTTATTGTGTTTTGTAGGAATCTGTTTTTAGATCCTTTAACACCTATTCCTATCTTGTTATCATAAACAATTGTTCTATTTAGTTGATTATAATTACCTTTAACAGCAAGACCATAATTTCTATTTTTATATATTTTACTTTTTAGTAATTTATTATAGTTTCCATATAATCCAAATCCTGATTTAGAACCATTATAAACAGTTAAATTATATAAAAGATTTTTATTTCCAACTGTAATGCCTTGTGTGTGTTTATTATTCTTTAAAACAGTGTAAGAAACACGATTATAATTTCCAACAGCATGTAATCCATGATACCAGTTATTATAAATTTTATTATATGTGTAATTGTTGTAGTTTCCTTTAAAGTATACTGCACAGTATTTTCCATTTTTAGAATTATTAAGAATAGTATTATTCTTAACTATGTTTTTGTTTCCCTCACCTCTAATACCATTTCTAAGATTATAATTAAAGTTATTATATGTGATATTTGACTTATTGCCTTGGAAGTATAGTCCTTGTTTTTTATTATAATTAGCTGTGTTTTTATAAACTTTATTATAATTTCCTTTTATACTTATTCCTATTTGATTATGATGGACTTTATTGTAGAGAAGATTTCCATTATTTCCCACAAGGTAAATACCATTACCCCTACCATTAAAAACATTGTTATAAGTTATTTTTGCTTTGTTTCCCTGAACAATCAGCTCTATTCCAACATTATTGGACAAATTATTATAAGAAACTAGGGAATTATCACCATATAAATGAATACCGTGAAAATTATTATCTTTAATATTATTATATCTTACTTTTGCATTATTTCCTGTGATTAAAACTACACAATTTCCAGCACTATTAATTGAATTACCTTTAACATTATTATAATCAAAAATACTATTTTTACCTTTGATTTCAACAGCATTCCTTTTATTGCCTGTGAAATTATTGTATGTCACATAAACGTAGTTACCTAAAAATATTGCTCCTTCAAGAAGATTATATGCTACATTATTATCTTTAAAATTAGTATTATTACCAATAATATTTATTCCTACATTATTAAGAGTGAAATTATTGCTAAAAAATTTATTATTATTTCCTTTAGTATAAAAACCAGCTCCTTTATTATTAGAAAATATATTATTGGTTATAACTCCATTATTAAGTATTGTAGAGTAAAAACCATGAAATCCATTATTTAAAAAAACATTATTAGTTACAGCAGCATTATTCATCAATTGACTATATATACCGTGATTACCATTAGCAATAAAACGATTATTTCTAATATTAGGATTGTTTCCATTTAAAACAAGTCCATGACCTTTATTATTAGAAATATTATTATTAACAAAAGTTACCCCATAACCAGTTAAAACTACACCATTACTATCACTATTACTAACAACATTACTTGTAAAATTACTATAATTACCATTTACATTAACACCAACATTATTACTATTAAAAACATTATCATAAATCTTATTCATATTTCCAGTAATATATAATCCAGTACCACCATTATTTATAACCCTATTATTATTTATTATTCCATTTTGAAGATTAGTACTTCTAATAGCATGTTCAACATTACCTGTGAAATTATTACCTGAAATAATAGCTTCAACACCAGTTAAAACTAAACCATTGCTATCACTATTACTGACAACATTATTTGTAAAATTAGTATAATTACCATTTACATTAACACCAATATTATTACCTGTGAAAACGTTACTATAAATCTTATTTCTATTTCCAGTGATATATAATCCTGTGCCGCCATTGTTTATGACCCTATTATTATT
Proteins encoded in this window:
- a CDS encoding right-handed parallel beta-helix repeat-containing protein, with the protein product MLYKKIIIIVFLLVFFLCVVSSVSAADHTVIGSTFEDIQDSIDGSGNNDRILLGNKTYTGSGSQIRVLNKTSIVIQGKSDSEHAVLDAHHLSRIIGVDENSTVTFLFIDFINGDSGIGGGSAIIAHGTIVVENCNFRNNWGESGGAIFIRPGVDDCTFINCSFINNQGRYEGDDEHVEGGAIDSHGNRTIIIDCIFKGNSALTTGGAVNLARGTGYQVINCVFEDNYANFGGAIRINMGEVLIENCTFKNNIANESNGGAIDSRYADLTIKNSNFTGNTAISNGGAINDLSNSNPAYLNIINCNFINNKATNGGGIYSQNPLNITDSNFNNNRADTGNSGGVYSAKAILIQNSNFISNTGRGLVLSGDGTIISGNNFTGNSEHAIRSNNLQNAIINNNRVINNGGTGLYITGNRNKIYSNVFTGNNIGVNVNGNYTNFTNNVVSNSDSNGLVLTGVEAIISGNNFTGNVEHAIRSTNLQNGIINNNRVINNGGTGLYITGNMNKIYDNVFNSNNVGVNVNGNYSNFTSNVVSNSDSNGVVLTGYGVTFVNNNISNNKGHGLVLNGNNPNIRNNRFIANGNHGIYSQLMNNAAVTNNVFLNNGFHGFYSTILNNGVITNNIFSNNKGAGFYTKGNNNKFFSNNFTLNNVGINIIGNNTNFKDNNVAYNLLEGAIFLGNYVYVTYNNFTGNKRNAVEIKGKNSIFDYNNVKGNSINSAGNCVVLITGNNAKVRYNNIKDNNFHGIHLYGDNSLVSYNNLSNNVGIELIVQGNKAKITYNNVFNGRGNGIYLVGNNGNLLYNKVHHNQIGISIKGNYNKVYKNTANYNKKQGLYFQGNKSNITYNNFNYNLRNGIRGEGNKNIVKNNTILNNSKNGKYCAVYFKGNYNNYTYNKIYNNWYHGLHAVGNYNRVSYTVLKNNKHTQGITVGNKNLLYNLTVYNGSKSGFGLYGNYNKLLKSKIYKNRNYGLAVKGNYNQLNRTIVYDNKIGIGVKGSKNRFLQNTIKSNKIGIYHKIGNKDYYNYNYIVNEKYNLYRVKGAINAEYNWWGENKKAKIKNTKINNYVVAYLIAPNILKLKKVHKIGVKFRDNKNKKLKLSIPSLKVKFRFDWAIVSPTYYNVTKNIAKAKIKVKQYGYYTLIARVDNQNLYKYYIGDSKGKLYDLKTYIAMEFKKQGIKANSVLVNKVYKSAVKKANNEKNKGEYKAYKSLRAYWLDIVKKMPDGPSKWLMGMVLVNFPKYDFNQYLKAGGLGKIMSNFRNLGPFGIFFDYYTTGKIQDGLNKNNGDFLKMLGESYLKFYGYSNIKNNDIKSLLSIIFGIDKNGNMSIFDTLLNVGLLALTIFTGGTSLSSRAGTSGGKLLTRIFGKYAKDVSRFFLNLGGNKLLSKSWEVLVDVSKVLNGNPLPILKRLIPDKVLTETVKQLYTGFKLSTGSWTTFLSQVLKYPAIKSYLGNFGKALTFGLGLNSIYNAYGNVKKISSMIPSYSTIVNVTNNVKSVVTTSIKTTVKKEVTRITIKAVNYYKGAKTVVGNFIKGTTDLGNKAVKVIKSTGNAAYGFVKWGLGKIGIKI